The following proteins are encoded in a genomic region of Candidatus Campbellbacteria bacterium:
- the alr gene encoding alanine racemase — protein sequence MRNLFRQLRKKRFAYEPLVEVRISKDALLYNLNVFASCAPQWGIAPVLKANAYGHGLVDVARILEDKPEISFFVVDSYYEALVLRNEGLRTPILVIGYTLTNNILESTLSDVAFTVGSITQLRELVEKKVRQALHLKIDTGMHRQGIALSDVPSALDLVLKNRSVRIEGVCSHFADADGEDDAFTREQIRQWNEFTKTWRTRIPDTKYYHISHTAGMRFVKEISANVGRLGIGLYGIASGTNLKPALEMKTRVTALRLVPKGETVGYNNTWTAKHDTLVATIPVGYYEGVDRRLSNKGFVQVKGSMCPIVGRVSMNMTTVDVTDVTDVQEGGEAIVMSIHPEDKNSIMNMAQTCNTIPYDILVHIPSTLRRVMI from the coding sequence ATGAGAAATTTATTTAGACAACTTCGAAAAAAACGCTTTGCATACGAACCACTCGTAGAGGTTCGTATTTCAAAAGATGCCCTTCTGTACAACTTGAATGTATTTGCCAGCTGTGCTCCACAGTGGGGAATTGCACCAGTACTCAAAGCAAATGCGTACGGACATGGACTTGTGGATGTTGCACGTATCCTTGAAGACAAACCTGAAATTTCTTTTTTTGTTGTGGATTCATACTACGAGGCACTCGTGTTGCGCAACGAAGGTTTGCGCACTCCAATTTTGGTTATTGGATACACGCTAACGAATAACATTTTAGAAAGTACTCTTTCAGATGTTGCATTTACGGTTGGTTCTATAACGCAACTTCGGGAACTTGTTGAAAAAAAAGTACGACAAGCGCTTCACTTAAAAATAGATACAGGTATGCACCGACAAGGTATAGCACTGTCTGATGTTCCTTCTGCTCTTGATCTTGTGCTTAAAAATAGAAGTGTGCGCATTGAAGGTGTGTGTTCGCATTTTGCCGATGCGGATGGAGAAGACGACGCATTCACTCGAGAGCAAATTCGTCAATGGAATGAATTTACCAAAACATGGCGTACACGTATTCCCGATACAAAGTATTATCACATCAGCCACACGGCGGGTATGCGTTTTGTGAAAGAAATTTCTGCAAATGTCGGACGGCTCGGCATTGGGCTCTATGGTATTGCATCGGGCACAAACCTGAAACCAGCGCTTGAAATGAAAACGCGTGTGACGGCTCTGCGTCTTGTGCCAAAAGGTGAAACCGTCGGATACAACAACACATGGACTGCAAAGCATGACACACTTGTTGCCACCATTCCTGTTGGATACTACGAAGGTGTTGATAGACGCCTTTCAAATAAAGGTTTTGTACAAGTGAAAGGTAGTATGTGCCCCATTGTCGGTCGTGTGAGTATGAACATGACGACTGTTGATGTAACAGATGTAACCGATGTACAAGAAGGAGGTGAGGCGATTGTTATGAGTATTCATCCAGAAGATAAAAATTCGATTATGAATATGGCACAAACGTGCAACACCATTCCGTACGATATTCTGGTACATATTCCGTCGACTCTACGGCGTGTCATGATATAG
- a CDS encoding peptidoglycan-binding protein yields MNTRHITFFFTSIAVVALLSFSSTTYAASECVFERDLELGMQGEDIRCLQRYLNSAGITIAQDGPGAPGQETSLFREKTQIAVGAWQTLNGIMSATGYFGPVSRGKYLELTSGTPTPVTPTPVQQPTPTEPDDSEEDASSEEQDARELLKDVIDAIDDAEDEIDNAQDDGETVTEAENELASAREKLLNALYAFIDEDYEDAVKRGQRALDSAQDASDEAGGSDEDNADEAIEDAEDTIDEVRDAIIEAEDDGDDVDDAEELLNDAENALDDAQDSFDDEEYEDAIDSAEEAQDLAEEARDEL; encoded by the coding sequence ATGAACACACGTCACATCACATTTTTTTTCACAAGCATTGCTGTCGTGGCACTACTCTCATTTTCATCAACCACATACGCCGCAAGTGAGTGTGTGTTTGAACGCGACCTAGAACTCGGTATGCAAGGTGAGGATATCCGCTGTTTACAGCGATACCTAAACAGCGCCGGTATCACGATTGCACAAGATGGCCCCGGTGCGCCTGGACAAGAAACATCTCTCTTCCGTGAAAAAACACAGATTGCAGTTGGGGCATGGCAAACACTCAACGGCATTATGTCGGCAACGGGATATTTTGGACCCGTATCACGTGGAAAATATCTGGAACTCACTTCAGGCACACCAACACCCGTCACACCCACACCAGTGCAGCAACCAACGCCGACAGAGCCAGATGACTCCGAAGAAGATGCTAGTTCTGAAGAACAGGACGCACGTGAATTGCTCAAAGATGTGATTGATGCGATTGATGACGCAGAAGACGAGATTGATAACGCCCAAGACGATGGCGAAACCGTGACCGAAGCAGAAAACGAACTTGCTAGTGCCCGGGAGAAGTTGCTCAATGCACTGTATGCATTTATTGACGAGGACTATGAGGATGCGGTGAAGCGCGGACAGCGTGCACTTGATTCAGCACAAGACGCCAGTGATGAAGCTGGTGGCAGTGATGAAGACAACGCAGATGAGGCAATTGAGGATGCGGAGGACACTATCGACGAAGTACGTGATGCAATCATTGAAGCAGAAGACGATGGTGATGACGTCGATGATGCGGAAGAACTTCTCAACGATGCGGAGAATGCACTTGATGATGCACAAGATTCATTTGACGATGAAGAGTACGAAGATGCAATTGATTCGGCAGAGGAAGCACAGGACCTTGCGGAAGAAGCACGCGACGAATTATAG